Part of the Bacillus sp. BGMRC 2118 genome is shown below.
CTGTGAAGGTGTAACAACCGGTTTACCATCTTTAGGGTTAAGGATGTTTTGAGCAGCAAGCATTAATAATCGAGCTTCTGCTTGCGCTTCAGCAGATAATGGTACGTGAACTGCCATTTGGTCACCATCAAAGTCAGCGTTATATGCTGTACATACTAGAGGGTGTAGACGAATTGCACGACCTTCTACTAATGTTGGTTCGAACGCCTGAATTCCTAGTCTGTGGAGTGTTGGGGCACGGTTTAACAATACTGGGTGCTCCTTAATTACAGACTCTAATACATCCCATACATCTGGTTGTACGCGTTCAATCTTACGTTTTGCACTCTTAATGTTATGAGCTAGACCACGCTCAACAAGTTCCTTCATGACGAATGGCTTAAATAGTTCAAGTGCCATCTCCTTAGGAAGTCCACATTGGTACATTTTTAAGTTTGGTCCTACTACGATAACCGAACGACCAGAATAGTCAACACGTTTACCTAATAGGTTTTGACGGAAACGTCCTTGCTTCCCTTTCAGCATGTGAGAAAGAGATTTTAATGGTCTGTTACCAGGTCCTGTTACAGGTCTTCCACGACGACCGTTATCGATAAGTGCATCTACAGCTTCCTGAAGCATTCGTTTTTCATTTTGAACGATAATGCTAGGAGCTCCTAGATCAAGTAATCTCTTTAAACGGTTATTACGGTTAATTACACGTCTATATAAATCATTTAGATCAGATGTTGCAAATCGTCCTCCATCTAATTGAACCATCGGGCGTAATTCTGGCGGTATGACAGGTAGTACATCTAGAATCATCCATGAAGGCTCATTGCCAGAGTTTCTGAATGCTTCTAATACTTCCAATCGCTTAATTGCTCTTGTACGACGTTGACCTTGTGCTGTTTTAAGTTCTTCCTTTAATCCAGTTACTTCTTTTTCAAGCTCAATATCTTGCAGAAGTTTTTTGACAGCCTCAGCACCCATAGATGCTTGGAATGACTGGCCATACTTTTCGCGATATGCTCGGTATTCCTTCTCCGATAGTAACTGTTTTCTCTCTAATGGAGTGTCTCCCGTTTCTGTTACAACATAAGAAGCAAAATAAATAACTTCCTCTAACGAACGTGGAGACATGTCTAACACTAGACCCATACGACTTGGAATTCCTTTAAAATACCAAATGTGAGAAACTGGTGCAGCTAATTCAATGTGACCCATTCGCTCACGACGGACTTTCGCACGTGTAACTTCTACACCACAACGATCACAGACTACACCTTTATAACGTACACGCTTATATTTACCGCAATGACATTCCCAGTCCTTTGTAGGTCCAAAAATACGTTCACAGAATAAGCCATCCTTTTCAGGCTTTAATGTACGGTAATTAATTGTTTCTGGCTTCTTAACCTCCCCAAATGACCAAGAGCGAATCTTGTCAGGTGAAGAAAGTCCAATTTTCATATACTCAAAATTATTGACATCTAGCAAGGGGCCTACCTCCCTTAATTTTAACGTCAGGTGCTTAGACTGACCTTATATGTGGAAATACTATTCAGTTCTAAAACGAAAGGCTACTAGTTACTTTTCTTGTGTAGTGTTTTGAAAGACTGGAAAGAGAAATCAATTCACTCGATTTCTCTTATCCCACTCATTCTTTATTACTACACTTTAAATTTCGTTTGCTTCTATATCGATATTTAACTTCTCTGTAGACTGATCGTCATCATCGTCAAGGTCTCTCATCTCAATTTCCTTATCATCACTTGATAAGATTTTGACATCCATCCCTAAACTTTGAAGTTCCTTAATTAATACTTTAAATGATTCTGGAACTCCTGGTTCTGGTACGTTTTCACCTTTAACAATAGCTTCGTATGTCTTCACACGACCTACAACGTCATCAGACTTAACAGTAAGGATTTCTTGTAATGTGTATGCTGCACCGTATGCTTCAAGTGCCCATACCTCCATCTCTCCGAAACGCTGACCACCGAATTGTGCTTTACCACCAAGCGGTTGTTGCGTAACTAATGAGTATGGTCCAGTTGAACGAGCATGTAATTTGTCATCTACCATGTGAGCAAGTTTAATCATGTACATAACACCTACAGATACACGGTTATCGAAAGGCTCACCAGAACGACCATCGTATAATACTGTTTTTGCGTCACGTGACATCCCTGCTTCTTGAAGAGTATTCCAAACATCTTCTTCGTTCGCTCCGTCGAATACAGGAGAAGCGACATGAATGCCAAGCTTTCTAGCTGCCATACCTAAATGCAACTCTAACACCTGACCGATGTTCATACGTGATGGAACTCCCAGTGGATTTAACATGATATCGACTGGTGTACCATCAGGTAGGAATGGCATTTCTTCTTCAGGTAATATACGAGAGATAACCCCTTTATTACCATGTCGTCCTGCCATCTTATCCCCTTCAGATATCTTACGCTTCTGAACGATATAAGCACGTACTAATTGGTTAACTCCAGGAGGTAACTCATCTCCATCTTCACGGTTAAACACTTTAACATCTAGTACGATACCACCGCCGCCATGTGGTACACGAAGTGAAGTATCACGTACTTCACGAGCCTTTTCTCCAAAGATTGCATGTAATAGACGTTCTTCAGCTGTCAGCTCAGTTACTCCCTTAGGAGTTACTTTACCTACTAATAAATCACCATCTTTTACTTCAGCACCTACACGGATAATTCCACGTTCGTCAAGGTTCTTTAGCGCCTCTTCTCCAACGTTTGGTATATCACGCGTGATCTCTTCAGGTCCAAGCTTTGTATCACGAGCTTCTGATTCGTATTCTTCAATATGAACAGAAGTATAGACATCATCTTTTACAAGACGTTCACTCATGATAATTGCATCTTCATAGTTGTATCCATCCCATGTCATGAATGCTACAAGGACATTTCTTCCTAGAGCCAGTTCACCTTTTTCCATAGATGGCCCGTCTGCTAAGATCTCACCTTTCACCACTTCGTCACCTGCACTTACGATTGGACGTTGGTTGTAGCAAGTACCTTGATTTGAACGGATAAACTTTTGTAATTTATATCGATCTAAATCACCCTTAACCTTTTGACCGTCTACTTCTGTATAGCGTCGTACTAGAATTTCCTTCGCTTGTACTTTTTCAACGATACCTGGGTGTTTACAAATAACTGCAGCACCAGAGTCTTTACCTGATACATATTCCATACCAGTACCAACAGTAGGTGCTTCAGGATTCAACAACGGAACTGCTTGACGTTGCATGTTCGCACCCATAAGTGCACGGTTAGAGTCATCATTTTCTAAGAATGGAATACATGCTGTTGCAGCAGATACTACTTGTTTTGGAGATACATCCATATAATCAACACGTTCTCTGTGAACAACTGTGTTCTCACCACGGAAACGTGCAACGATATCAGTATCTACAAATGATCCATCTTCTGACAATCTAGCGTTTGCTTGTGCAACTACATAATTATCCTCTTCATCGGCTGTTAAGTAGTCAATTTGACTTGTTACCTTACCAGTTTCCGGGTCAACTTTTCGATACGGTGTTTCAATAAAACCGAATCTGTTTACCTTTGCATAACTAGATAAGGAGTTAATTAATCCGATGTTTGGACCTTCAGGCGTTTCAATCGGACACATACGGCCGTAGTGAGAGTAGTGAACGTCACGCACTTCAAATCCTGCACGTTCACGAGTTAAACCACCAGGTCCTAGTGCAGATAATCTACGCTTATGTGTTAATTCAGCTAATGGATTGGTTTGGTCCATGAACTGAGATAACTGTGAACTTCCGAAGAATTCCTTGATAGAAGCAATTACAGGACGGATATTGATTAATGCTTGTGGTGTAATAGCATTCGTGTCTTGAATAGACATTCTCTCTCTTACCACACGCTCCATTCTAGATAATCCAATTCGGAACTGATTCTGTAATAGTTCACCTACAGAACGTAAACGACGATTACCTAGGTGGTCAATATCATCTGTATCTCCCACTTTGTACAATAAGTTAAAGAAATAACTAATAGAAGCAATGATATCACCAGGTGTGATATTTTTAATACTTTCATCAATGTTTGCATTACCTAATACATTGATTACTCGGTCTCCTTCACCTTCTACAGGAGCGTATATTTTGATAGATTGCAATGTAATCTCATCTTCAATTACTCCAGCTGATGGGCGAAGAGTTTCAAAACCTATATTCTTCTCCAATGCAGGTAATACACGGTCAAGCGTACGACGGTCAAGAACAGTACCCTTTTCTACTAGAATTTCACCTGTTTCAGGATCCACTAGAGAGTCTGCTAATCGTTGGTTAAATAAACGATTCTTAATATGTAATTTCTTATTAATCTTATAACGACCTACGTTAGCTAAATCATAACGCTTCGGATCGAAAAATCTAGATTCTAATAGATTCTTCGCATTTTCCACAGTCGGGGGTTCTCCCGGACGTAAGCGCTCATAGATTTCAAGCAACGCTTTCTCTGTGTTTTCAGTATTATCCTTATCAAGGGTATTACGTAAATACTCGTTATCCCCTAATAAATCTATGATTTCTTGATCAGAACCAAACCCTAAGGCACGCAAAAGAACCGTTACTGGTAGCTTTCGTGTACGATCGATACGAACATAGACTACATCTTTTGCGTCTGTTTCATATTCAAGCCAAGCACCACGGTTTGGAATAACGGTAGCCGTGAATCCACGTTTTCCGTTCTTATCAATTTTTCCACTATAATACACACTAGGAGAACGAACAAGCTGAGAAACAATTACACGTTCCGCCCCGTTGATAACGAACGTACCTGTCTCTGTCATTAATGGGAAATCTCCCATAAATACATCTTGCTCTTTAACTTCGCCTGTCTCTTTATTAAGTAGACGAACCTTCACCCTTAAAGGTGCAGAATATGTAACATCTCTCTCTTTTGATTCATCGACAGCATACTTCGGTTCACCTAAGCTATAGTCTATAAACTCAAGTGATAAGTTCCCTGTAAAATCCTCAATCGGAGAAATGTCCTGAAACATTTCGCGCAATCCCTCATCAAGAAACCATTGATATGAAGAGGTTTGAATTTCAATAAGATTTGGTAATTCTAGAACCTCACTAATACGAGCAAAGCTTCTGCGTTGGCGGTGGCGTCCGTACTGAACTAGTTGACCTGTCAACTGATTCACCCCTCAAATCAAGCGTATTTATTTCAAAACAGATCCTTTTAGTAAGTATCTGTAATGATGAACAATGAATAGAACTTTACTAGTTTTCATACACCATGAAAACTTAAAGCAAACTACTAATTCGTAAGACAAAAAGAAAAATGGTTTTACTTTTAGAAAACCACATTTAAACTTGCGTCCTATTGAATTAGTTTTCCCTTGTTATTCAATTAATATACGTATTTCTTTATAAAATAAACAAGGAAAATTTACATATTTGCATTATATAATGCTAACATAGGTAAAATTATCCGTCAATCATTTTGTCAAGAATTTTTTATTGTTTTTTCGCGCAAATAATAAAATAACCTTTACTCTTTGCTATAACATCAACTGATGTAAACATCGATTTTAATTTTTCAATCGCAGATGGAGCACCTTGCTTCTTTTGGATTACAATCCACATTTCACCATTAGGCTTTAATTTTGAATAACCAGTCTCAAAGATTTCATGTACAGTTTTTTTTCCGGCACGTATTGGTGGATTTGTTAAAATCACTGCATATTCTTCATAATCAATATTTCTTAACGCATCACTGTAATAAATATTTACATTATGTATGCCGTTTATTTCCGCATTTTTTTTAGCTAATGTCATTGCACGCTCATTTACATCAACCATATCTACTTTTCTAGTTGCAAATTCCTTTGCAATCGAAAGACCGATGGGACCATACCCACAACCAACATCAAGTATCTTTCCTTCTGTACTTGGCATTTCAAACGACTCAATTAATAACCTCGAGCCAAAATCTATCTCATTTTTTGAGAATACACCCTGATCAGTCGTAAATTCAAAACTGCTTCCTCTTAGTGTAAATTGAAATCGTACCGGTTTACTTTCTACAGACGGATTTTGAGAATAATAATGTTCGCTCATAACTATCCCCCTTTCTCCAACTAGTATCATCATTCAATTTCATAAATAAACTATTTACTTATTAAATGATATAAAAATGAGCTCGCTATTATAGCGAGCTCATTTTAACTAACATTACTTAACTTCAACGTTAGCTCCAACTTCTTCAAGTTTAGCCTTCATTTCTTCAGCTTCTTCTTTAGAAACTCCCTCTTTAAGAGCTTTTGGAGTGTTGTCTACTAAGTCTTTAGCTTCTTTTAATCCAAGACCAGTGATTTCACGAACAACTTTGATAACCTTGATCTTTTGGTCACCAGCGCTAGCTAGTACTACGTCAAATTCAGTCTTTTCTTCAACAGCAGCAGCACCTGCACCTACCATCGCTACAGGAGCAGCAGCAGTTACACCAAATTCTTCTTCGATAGCTTTTACTAAGTCGTTAAGTTCTAAAACAGTCATGTTTTTAACTGCTTCAATGATTTGTTCTTTAGTCATGAGAAATATCCTCCTTTTATTTTTAAGCGTTATTTTGGGTTATGCATATTGTAAAACTAAATTATGCACCTTGTTCTTCTTTTTGATCTGCAACAGCTTTTGCAGCAAGAGCAAGATTGCGAATTGGTGCTTGTAGCACGCTAAGCAACATAGAAAGTAAACCTTCGCGAGAAGGAAGTTCAGCAAGAGCCTTAACTTCTTCAACTGTTGCGATATTACCTTCGATTACACCAGCTTTAATTTCTAACTTTTCGTTTTTCTTAGCGAATTCGTTAAGAATTTTAGCAGGAGCAACAACATCTTCCCCGCCAAATGCAATAGCGTTTGGTCCAGTTAAGTACTCGTTAAGTCCTTCTAATCCAGCATCAGTAGCTGCACGACGAGTCATAGTGTTTTTGTACACTTTGAAATCAATACCAGCTTCACGAAGTTGTTTACGTAATTCAGTTACTTGAGATACTGTTAAACCACGGTAGTCAACAACAATTGTTGATTGGCTAGTACGAAGTTTGTCAGCAATTTCAGTTACGATTTGTTTTTTTGATTCAACTGCGCTGCTCATTCCTACACCTCCTGTAAGTTACTTTCATCAATACCGATCAATGTGGTGTATTAAAAAACCTCTATATCTTACAGACATAGAGGTAATAATCGACAGCAAATAATTATTTGCATCTTTTATCTAATCACCTCGGTAGGTTATTAAGCTTAATAAAGCCCCTACTGTCTACGGTATAAATGATTTGTTTGAAACAACATTTTATATAATACAGCGAATTTCGCTATATGTCAATATGGTTAATTTTGCAAGCCTATTTTACAGGAGCAAATGTAGAAGAATCTACTCTTACACCAGGACCCATTGTAGAACTTAATGCAACGTTCTTCACATAAGTACCTTTAGCTGCAGCTGGCTTAACTTTCATAAGTGTTTCATATACAGTTGCAAAGTTCTCAACAAGCTTTTGATCATCGAAAGAAACTTTTCCAACTGGAACATGAATGATACCTGCTTTATCAACACGGTATTCAACCTTACCAGCTTTAATTTCGTTAACTGCTTTTGTTACATCAAATGTAACTGTACCAGTCTTAGGGTTTGGCATTAAACCTTTAGGTCCTAATACACGACCAAGTTTACCAACTTCACCCATCATGTCTGGAGTAGCAACGATTACATCAAATTCAAACCAACCTTGGTTGATTTTGTTAATGTAGTCAGCATCCCCAACATAGTCAGCTCCAGCAGCTTCTGCTTCTTTCGCCTTTTCACCCTTTGCGAACACTAATACGCGTTGAGTTTTACCAGTACCATTTGGAAGTACTACTGCTCCACGAATTTGTTGGTCAGCTTTCTTAGGGTCTACTCCTAAACGGAAAGCAGCTTCTACAGTAGCATCAAATTTAGCAACACTTGTCTTTTTTACAAGTTCAACCGCTTCAGCTACAGCGTATGCTTTGTTACGGTCTACAAGCTTAGCAGCTTCTAAATACTTCTTACCTCTTTTAGCCATTTTCATTTCCTCCTATATTGTGGTTTTAACGGAATAACCTCCCACGAATAAAGGTTGCGAACATGGAAACTGTCCAAAATCCGCAACCCCGGCCATCCATAAGCGAGTCATAGGATTAGTCTTCGATGACAATACCCATGCTACGTGCTGTACCTTCTACCATTCTCATAGCAGCTTCAACGCTTGCTGCATTTAAGTCAGGCATTTTTTGTTCAGCAATTTCGCGTACTTTATCACGCTTAACTGTTGCAACTTTCTTCTTGTTTGGTTCACCAGAACCAGACTGAATTCCAGCTACTACTTTTAATAATACTGCAGCAGGTGGAGTTTTTGTAATAAATGTAAATGAACGGTCTTCAAATACCGTAATTTCAACAGGAATAATTAATCCAGCTTGATCAGCCGTACGCGCATTGAATTCTTTACAGAATCCCATGATGTTAACACCTGCTTGACCTAGTGCTGGTCCAACTGGTGGTGCTGGGTTCGCTTTACCGGCAGGAATTTGAAGCTTTACAATTTTAATAACTTTTTTAGCCACGAGACACACCTCCTTAAAGTCCGTGATGTGGTAATAGGGCTTTGCCCTCCCACTCATCCTTCTTTATTAAATAAAGAATCTATAGTCTTCTAGTAGAAGACATACTGACCTATGCAATGTTACCACTTTTCATTCGTGATTTCAAGTTTTTCATTTATAATTTTTCAATTTGAGAGAAGTCTAGCTCTACTGGTGTTTCACGTCCGAACATATTTACATGCACTTTTGCCTTTTGCTTCACTTTATCAATCTCTTCAATAGAACCTGTGAAGTTAGCAAATGGACCTTCTGTTACCCTTACACTTTCCTTCAATTCGAAGTCAACATCGATTCTTGTCTGTTCCATACCCATGCGTTTAAGGATAAACGCAATTTCTTCTGGTTGAAGAGGTGTTGGCTTAGAACCAGAGCCTGCAGAACCAACGAATCCTGTAACACCTGGTGTATTACGAACAACATACCAGGAATCGTCAGTTACGATAATTTCAACTAATACATAGCCTGGGAATACTTTCTTTTTTGTTACTTTCTTTTTCCCATTTTTTATTTCTGTCTCTTCTTCTTCTGGTACAATTACACGGAAGATCTTATCTTGCATTCCCATTGATTCTACACGCTTCTCAAGGTTTGCTTTTACCTTGTTCTCATAGCCAGAATATGTATGAATAACATACCATTGTTTTTCCATGCTAGTTTGGACGCTTGTCCTTCCCTCCCGAAAAATAAAATCTACCTATTTTGCCATTTTAAAGACAAATTAAAAAACCCGCTGAACGGGTTTCTTAACAACTTCCTTTAATATCCACCATTATACCATGAATGTATAAGGATTATTCAAGTATTAAACGAATTAATTCAGAAATTCCTAAATCTACAATAGCAAAGAAAACGGCTACAAATGTTACTGTAGATACTACAGTTATAGTATAACGAGTTAATTCTCTTCTCTTCGGCCAGCTTACCTTCTTCATTTCACGAACTACATTACGAAAAAACTTCGTCAAACGTTGCATCTTAATACCCCCAACTTAAACGCGAATCCCTATGAAAAGAGTTCGTTATTTTGTCTCTTTATGCACGGTATGCGAGTTGCATACTTTACAAAATTTATTAATCTCTAGTCTCTCATTTTGGTTATCTTTTTTCATCGTACTGTAATTGCGACTAAAACAAACTTCACAAGCTAGTACTGCTTTTTTACGCATGTTGAATGCACCTCTTACTTAGATTATTTCTTTCTCTAAGTCTATAAAAATGTATCACAGTAAGAAAATAGATGTCAACAAGCCTTTTATTTACAGAGATGTTCAACTAATCACATCATATTCTCGTTAACCGGCTCCTTAAGTTCCTTACGTAACATAAATACGTTACCAAACTCGAAGCCTCGTTACTCAGAGTATTCATGCATAGGAAATGGATTTTGATTTAACTCAGTCTCCATTTGAACATATATTTACAGGGAAATCTCCCGTAATTCTAAATATCGCTCTAGTTTTCGTTTGACACGCTGAAGTGCATTGTCAATTGATTTTACATGCCTATTTAATTCTTCAGATATCTCCTGATAGGATTGTCCATCTAAGTATAGTGCCAAAACTTTCCTCTCTAGATCACTTAAGAGCTCCGACATTTTTACTTCAATATCATCAAATTCTTCTTGATTGATAATCAGTTCCTCAGGGTCTGTCACTCTGGCACCAGAGATTACATCCATAAGGGTACGGTCTGACTCTTCATCATATATAGGCTTGTCCAAAGAAACGTAAGAATTTAAAGGGATATGCTTCTGTCTTGTTGCGGTCTTAATGGCTGTAATAATTTGTCTTGTTATACAAAGCTCTGCAAACGCCTTGAAAGAAGATAATTTATCCTCTTTAAAATCTCGAATAGCCTTATATAATCCTATCATTCCTTCTTGAATGATGTCTTCGCGATCTGCACCAATTAGGAAATACGACCGTGCTTTTGAACGCACAAAGTTTCTATATTTGTTAATCAAATACTCCAAGGCTTCTGAATCGCCTTGGTGAACATAATCAACAACTACTTCATCTTCTAAAACATCAAACTTCATGTTGTCATTTTCCTTGAGGTATGAATTCACTCCTATCCCTCCGGACTCAAGCAGTAGATAGCAATATTATACAGTAGTATTTTATAGAGCGTCAACCAGTCATCGGTCTCCTCTGCGCCATTTTTCGAAAATTTCTGCAAGTTCTTCGGACAATTGGATCCTTGATGAATGTTTTTTTTCGTGTTCTTTCTTTACTTTTGATTGAATTCCCTTTTCGACTGCATTCATCTCATTAAATAGCTCTCTTGCTGATTTACGCAGTGCACCTTGTCCAAAAATCACCCATTGTTCAGTAAAGTCAGATGTTGCTACGTGAATTTGTGTCTTTACATTTTTTAACTCTTTTGCAAGTTTTTCTATTCGTTCATCTGCTGTTTCGTTTTCCCTTGTAAAGACAATCTCGACCTTATGATTTTTATTTTTTTTCTCAATACCTTTCACAAGATGTGCATCAAAAACAACAATCACTCGATATCCTGAATAAGCCTGGTATTCAGCCATCTTCTGAATTAAAACATCCCTCGCTGCGGAAAGGTCCTTCATTTTTAATTCTCTTAGTTCCGGCCAAGCCCCAATAATGTTGTATCCGTCTACGATAAGTACATCCATATACCTCATTCTCCAAAAGGTTGTCGTTTTCGAAGAACCTCATACATGAGTAAACTTCCTGCTACTGATGCATTCAGTGATGTAACCTTTCCAACCATTGGTAACTGAACTAAGAAATCACATTTATCCCGTACGATTCGGCTCATTCCTTTTCCTTCGGATCCAATTACGATGCCTAAAGGTAAGGTTGCATCCATCTGTCTGTAGTCCAACTTTCCTGATGCATCTGTTCCAACAATCCATACGCCTCGTTCTTTTAACTCTTCAATGGTACGAGACATATTAGTCACGCGAACTACAGGTATATACTCAATTGCTCCAGTCGATGCTTTTGCCACTGTTGCAGTTAAACCGACTGCTCTACGTTTGGGGATAATTACCCCGTGTGCCCCCGCTGCATCAGCCGTTCTAAGGATCGATCCAAGATTATGCGGATCCTCAATTTCATCTAATAATAGAAAAAATGGATCTTGCCCTCTTTCGTTAGCCAGTGCAAACAGGTCATCCAGCTCTGAGTATTTATATGCTGCTACCTGTGCAACTATACCCTGATGGTTCCCTTCTGCCATCTGATCTAGTTTCTTTCTAGGTGCAAACTGTACGATTACGCCTGATTCCTTTGCAAGTTGCAATACCTGTTGTGTTTGTCCTTTTTGCGCGCCTTCTGCTACCCAAATTTTATTAATGTCTCGTCCTGATTTTAATGCTTCAATTACCGCATTTTTACCCATTACCATCTCTTCTGACATTTAATTTCCTCCTCTCTCCTCAATTAATTGAATTGATCTTTTCATCAGATATTCCAATCGTTCAATATTCTCCGATAAGTAGTGATAACCTAATAAAGCTTCAAACGCAGTACTGTATCGGTACGTTTGTACGTCTGTATTCTTTGGAGTTGTTCCTGATTTAGCGTTTCTACCACGCCTCACAACTGCTTCTTCTTTTTCATCAAGTTCATTTTGATTCAGCAGCTCATGGATGATATAAGATTGTGCTTTTGCTGACACAAACTTTGTAGACTCGCGGTGCAGATAATTCGGCCTTACGCTACCTTTCAGTAAAAGGTGATGCCGTACTTTTGCTTCATAAATGGCATCACCCATATAAGCTAATGCTAAGCTATTTAGTAGCTCAGCGTTTATCTCCTTATATGAAACCATGCATTAACCTCTTTTCCATCTAGGACCTTGAGGTGTATCTTCAATAATGATATTCATATCTTTCAACTGATCACGAATTTGATCAGCCAAAGCAAAGTCTCTGTTTTTTCGTGCCTCGATACGCTTTTGCATTAGGTCTTCGATTTCCTCATCTAATAGTTCAACTTGGCGCTCCAGCTTCATACCAAGTACATTCATTAATTCTTCGAAAAGAGAAGTGAATAAGTGGATAACTTCCTCGGAAGTATTACTTTCCATTAGGTACAAATTAGCCTGTTTCGCAAGTTCAAACAGTACAGAGACTGCATTTGCTGTATTAAAGTCGTCATCCATTTCTTTAATAAAAGACTCTCGTATGCCTTGAAGTTTTTGTTCCCAAACTTCCGTATCATTTGTTAAGTTCGTGCTAGATTGACTTCTATGCTTTAAATTTTCATATGCTGTTACGATTCGCTCATATCCGTTTCGTGCACTGTCCACTAACTCCTGACTAAAGTTAATCGGATGACGATATTGAACCGATAATATAAAGAATCGTAACACTTGCGGGTCAATCTTTTTAATAATGTCATGAACAAGAATAAAGTTCCCAAGTGATTTTGACATTTTTTCATTATCAATATTAATATACCCATTGTGCATCCAATAC
Proteins encoded:
- the sigH gene encoding RNA polymerase sporulation sigma factor SigH, with the translated sequence MKFDVLEDEVVVDYVHQGDSEALEYLINKYRNFVRSKARSYFLIGADREDIIQEGMIGLYKAIRDFKEDKLSSFKAFAELCITRQIITAIKTATRQKHIPLNSYVSLDKPIYDEESDRTLMDVISGARVTDPEELIINQEEFDDIEVKMSELLSDLERKVLALYLDGQSYQEISEELNRHVKSIDNALQRVKRKLERYLELREISL
- a CDS encoding Mini-ribonuclease 3, which translates into the protein MVSYKEINAELLNSLALAYMGDAIYEAKVRHHLLLKGSVRPNYLHRESTKFVSAKAQSYIIHELLNQNELDEKEEAVVRRGRNAKSGTTPKNTDVQTYRYSTAFEALLGYHYLSENIERLEYLMKRSIQLIEERGGN
- the rlmB gene encoding 23S rRNA (guanosine(2251)-2'-O)-methyltransferase RlmB; this encodes MSEEMVMGKNAVIEALKSGRDINKIWVAEGAQKGQTQQVLQLAKESGVIVQFAPRKKLDQMAEGNHQGIVAQVAAYKYSELDDLFALANERGQDPFFLLLDEIEDPHNLGSILRTADAAGAHGVIIPKRRAVGLTATVAKASTGAIEYIPVVRVTNMSRTIEELKERGVWIVGTDASGKLDYRQMDATLPLGIVIGSEGKGMSRIVRDKCDFLVQLPMVGKVTSLNASVAGSLLMYEVLRKRQPFGE